Proteins encoded within one genomic window of Amycolatopsis sp. 2-15:
- a CDS encoding DUF4232 domain-containing protein, with protein sequence MKTSLKTIASITVAGGVAAAALLLTGGAASAMPSDTPCGAGDVTVSVTPDPTRAAGQEAFVVHYAAASPTTNCRLEGAPSAVTFTKGSGHSESDGSGTVVTPDDTSGAPAQPVNLRAGHPAESRILQPSQAPATFQPNVVNLNLPTGPNGDSITAAWPAGAPLKGTTAEVTEVSAS encoded by the coding sequence ATGAAGACCTCGCTCAAGACCATCGCCTCGATCACCGTGGCCGGCGGAGTTGCCGCCGCCGCACTGCTGCTCACCGGCGGCGCGGCCAGCGCGATGCCGTCGGACACGCCGTGCGGAGCGGGCGACGTGACCGTCTCCGTGACGCCGGACCCGACGCGGGCCGCGGGGCAAGAGGCGTTCGTCGTCCACTACGCCGCCGCGAGCCCGACCACCAACTGCCGCCTCGAGGGCGCGCCGAGCGCGGTGACCTTCACGAAGGGCAGCGGCCACAGCGAGAGCGACGGCAGCGGCACGGTCGTGACGCCGGACGACACCTCGGGTGCGCCCGCGCAGCCGGTCAACCTGCGCGCCGGTCACCCGGCCGAATCGCGGATCCTGCAGCCGTCGCAGGCGCCCGCGACCTTCCAGCCGAACGTGGTGAACCTGAACCTGCCGACCGGGCCGAACGGGGACAGCATCACTGCCGCGTGGCCTGCCGGCGCGCCACTGAAGGGCACGACCGCCGAGGTCACCGAGGTTTCCGCCAGCTGA